One window of the Magnolia sinica isolate HGM2019 chromosome 19, MsV1, whole genome shotgun sequence genome contains the following:
- the LOC131234839 gene encoding 3-ketoacyl-CoA synthase 6-like has translation MPTPLPDFSSSVKLKYVKLGYQYLVNHFLTFLLVPIMAGISIEVARLGPNEIVALWRSLEFNTVQIMCSAFLVVFIATVYFMSKPRPIYLVDYALYKPPVTCRVPFSTFMEHSRMINQFDPKSVDFQMRILERSGLGEETCLPPSSHYIPPSPTMELAREEARQVMFSAIDSLLEKTGVKAKDIDILVVNCSLFSPTPSLSAMVVNKYKMRSNIRSFNLSGMGCSAGLLSIDLARDLLQVHPNSYALVISTEIITPNWYAGNQRSMLLPNCLFRMGGAAILLSNRTRDRRRAKYRLLHVVRTHKGADDKAYRCVYEEEDPHGNVGVSLSKDLMVIAGEALKSNITTMGPLVLPASEQLLFLFTLIGRKIFNPKLKPYIPDFKQAFEHFCIHAGGRAVIDELEKNLQLSAEHVEASRMTLHRFGNTSSSSLWYELNYIESKGRMKRGNRVWQIAFGSGFKCNSAVWKCNRTIKARSDGPWTDCIDRYPVHIPEVVKL, from the coding sequence atgcccaCCCCATTGCCTGACTTCTCCTCTTCAGTCAAGCTCAAGTATGTTAAGCTTGGTTACCAATACTTGGTTAACCATTTCCTCACTTTCCTCCTCGTACCCATCATGGCTGGCATATCAATTGAGGTAGCCCGCCTCGGTCCTAATGAAATCGTGGCCCTTTGGAGGTCTCTCGAGTTCAATACGGTCCAGATCATGTGCTCGGCCTTTCTCGTAGTATTCATCGCAACCGTATATTTCATGTCCAAGCCACGGCCCATTTATCTTGTGGACTACGCGTTGTACAAGCCTCCGGTTACTTGTCGGGTCCCGTTCTCGACTTTCATGGAACATTCTAGAATGATAAACCAATTCGACCCGAAGAGCGTCGACTTCCAGATGAGGATCCTTGAACGGTCGGGTCTTGGAGAGGAGACCTGCCTCCCACCTTCAAGCCACTACATCCCTCCAAGCCCTACGATGGAGCTGGCCCGAGAAGAGGCTCGCCAGGTTATGTTCTCGGCTATTGATTCTCTCTTAGAGAAGACAGGCGTCAAGGCCAAGGACATAGATATACTCGTTGTGAATTGCAGTCTCTTTTCACCTACGCCGTCTCTCTCAGCAATGGTTGTAAACAAGTACAAGATGAGAAGCAATATCAGGAGCTTCAACCTATCAGGGATGGGTTGTAGCGCTGGGCTTCTGTCGATCGATCTCGCACGGGACCTACTCCAAGTGCACCCTAATTCTTACGCGCTGGTGATCAGCACCGAGATCATCACACCCAATTGGTATGCTGGTAATCAACGGTCGATGCTTCTCCCCAATTGCTTGTTCCGCATGGGTGGGGCTGCTATCCTTTTATCGAACCGGACACGTGATCGAAGGCGAGCTAAGTACCGTCTCCTCCACGTAGTCCGCACCCACAAGGGAGCTGATGACAAAGCCTACCGGTGCGTCTACGAGGAGGAAGACCCTCATGGGAACGTTGGTGTATCGTTGTCCAAAGATCTGATGGTGATCGCTGGCGAGGCACTCAAGTCCAATATCACCACCATGGGTCCGTTAGTTCTCCCTGCTTCTGAGCAGCTGCTCTTTCTCTTCACCCTCATTGGCCGAAAGATCTTCAACCCCAAACTCAAGCCCTatatccctgacttcaagcaggCGTTCGAGCACTTCTGCATCCATGCAGGAGGCAGGGCCGTTATCGATGAGCTCGAGAAGAACCTACAGCTATCAGCCGAGCATGTCGAGGCGTCGAGGATGACCCTCCATCGCTTCGGCAACACGTCTTCCTCGTCACTCTGGTACGAGCTCAATTACATTGAGAGCAAGGGCCGGATGAAGCGCGGGAACCGTGTATGGCAGATCGCCTTCGGTAGCGGATTCAAGTGCAATAGCGCCGTGTGGAAGTGCAACCGCACGATCAAGGCCCGAAGTGATGGGCCATGGACCGACTGCATCGACAGGTACCCGGTCCACATCCCTGAGGTTGTCAAGCTCTAG
- the LOC131234966 gene encoding 3-ketoacyl-CoA synthase 6-like produces the protein MPTPLPDFSSSVKLKYVKLGYQYLVNHFLTFLLVPIMAGISIEVARLGPNEIVALWRSLEFDTVQIMCSAFLVVFIATVYFMSKPRPIYLVDYALYKPPVTCRVPFSTFMEHARMILQFDPKSVDFQMRILERSGLGEETCLPPSSHYIPPSPTMELAREEARQVMFSAIDSLLEKTGVKAKDIDILVVNCSLFSPTPSLSAMVVNKYKMRSNIRSFNLSGMGCSAGLLSIDLARDLLQVHPNSYALVISTEIITPSCYAGNQRSMLLPNCLFRMGGAAILLSNRTRDRRRSKYRLLHVVRTHKGADDKAYRCVYEEEDPHGNVGVSLSKDLMVIAGEALKSNITTMGPLVLPASEQLLFLFTLIGRKIFNPKLKPYIPDFKQAFEHFCIHAGGRAVIDELEKNLQLSAEHVEASRMTLHRFGNTSSSSLWYELNYIESKGRMKRGNRIWQIAFGSGFKCNSAVWKCNRTIKARSDGPWTDCIDRYPIHIPEVVKL, from the coding sequence atgcccaCCCCATTGCCTGACTTCTCCTCCTCAGTCAAGCTCAAGTATGTTAAGCTTGGTTACCAATACTTGGTTAACCATTTCCTCACTTTCCTCCTCGTACCCATCATGGCTGGCATATCAATTGAGGTAGCCCGCCTCGGTCCTAATGAAATCGTGGCCCTTTGGAGGTCTCTCGAGTTCGATACGGTCCAGATCATGTGCTCGGCCTTTCTCGTAGTATTCATCGCAACCGTATATTTCATGTCCAAGCCACGGCCCATTTATCTTGTGGACTACGCGTTGTACAAGCCTCCGGTTACTTGTCGGGTCCCGTTCTCGACTTTCATGGAACATGCTAGAATGATACTCCAATTCGACCCGAAGAGCGTCGACTTCCAGATGAGGATCCTTGAACGGTCGGGTCTTGGAGAGGAGACCTGCCTCCCACCTTCAAGCCACTACATCCCTCCAAGCCCTACGATGGAGCTGGCCCGAGAAGAGGCTCGCCAGGTTATGTTCTCGGCTATTGATTCTCTCTTAGAGAAGACAGGCGTCAAGGCCAAGGACATAGATATACTCGTTGTGAATTGCAGTCTCTTTTCACCTACGCCGTCTCTCTCAGCAATGGTTGTAAACAAGTACAAGATGAGAAGCAATATCAGGAGCTTCAACCTATCAGGGATGGGTTGTAGCGCTGGGCTTCTGTCGATCGATCTCGCACGGGACCTACTCCAAGTGCACCCTAATTCTTACGCGCTGGTGATCAGCACCGAGATCATCACACCCAGTTGCTATGCTGGTAATCAACGGTCGATGCTTCTCCCCAATTGCTTGTTCCGCATGGGTGGGGCTGCTATCCTTTTATCGAACCGGACACGTGATCGAAGGCGATCTAAGTACCGTCTCCTCCACGTAGTCCGCACCCACAAGGGAGCTGATGACAAAGCCTACCGGTGCGTCTACGAGGAGGAAGACCCTCATGGGAACGTTGGTGTATCGTTGTCGAAAGATCTGATGGTGATCGCTGGCGAGGCACTCAAGTCCAATATCACCACCATGGGTCCGTTAGTTCTCCCTGCTTCTGAGcagcttctctttctcttcacccTCATTGGCCGAAAGATCTTCAACCCCAAACTCAAGCCCTatatccctgacttcaagcaggCGTTCGAGCACTTCTGCATCCATGCAGGAGGCAGGGCCGTTATCGATGAGCTCGAGAAGAACCTACAGCTATCAGCCGAGCATGTCGAGGCGTCGAGGATGACCCTCCATCGCTTCGGCAACACGTCTTCCTCGTCACTCTGGTACGAGCTCAATTACATTGAGAGCAAGGGCCGGATGAAGCGCGGGAACCGTATATGGCAGATCGCCTTCGGTAGCGGATTCAAGTGCAATAGCGCCGTGTGGAAGTGCAACCGCACGATCAAGGCCCGAAGTGATGGGCCATGGACCGACTGCATCGACAGGTACCCGATCCACATCCCTGAGGTTGTCAAGCTCTAG